ATCTCGATATCCATCGTAGCATCAAGCGCCATTCGGGCAGCTTCGGCCTCATCCTCGGCGCAGCCATGAATCGAGATTTCTTCGATAGCCCCATAGTCGGAAAGCAGGATGCCATCGAAGCCGAGCTCGTTCCTGAGCAAATCCTTCATCAGGAACTTGCTTCCAGCCGCCGGAACGCCTTGATAAATATTGAATGCATTCATGACCGAGCCGGCACCGGCCTGAATTCCCGCTTGGAACGGAGGCAAATGAACATTCCTTAGCGTGCCTTCCGAGATATCGACTGTATTATAATCACGGCCGCCCTCCGCCGCACCATAGGCGATAAAATGCTTTAAGCAGGCAATAATCGTGTCCTGATCAAATAGGGAATTGCCCTGAAAGCCTCTTACTTGTGCTTCTGCAATCCGGGCGCCCAAATAAGGATCTTCTCCTGCACCTTCAACGACACGGCCCCATCTCGGATCACGCGTAATGTCTACCATCGGGCCATGATTATAGGTAATGCCTGCGGAGGAAGCTTCTTTTGCCGCAATCGCGCATGCCCGCTGAATTCCTTCTGTATCCCAACTGCAAGACCAGGCGAGTGGCACCGGAAAGATGGTCTGATGGCCGTGAATGACATCGGCATTGAAGAATAACGGGATGTTATGCGGTGATTGCTCAACAGCAATACGCTGCAGCTCAAGCACACGGTTGATATCGAAAGCCCCGAGAATGGAACCGGCCTTCCCCTCTGCAACGAGCTTCTCCGGCGGTTCAGAAGCAACCTCCTCCCCAAACGAGAAGTCCGACGCCAGGCACTGGCTCATTTGCCCCACTTTCTCTTGCAAGGACAACTGGCCGAGCAGTTGCTCCACAGCTGCCGCAATACTCTCCTCTGTTCGTTCCACGACTCCAGTCATACGATACTGGTCCAGTTCTTGTTCTAACAAATCAGTCAAAGATGTCCCTTGGCCACGCTCTCCCGCCAAGGAAAGGGTTCCAAAAGTTGGAAGCTTAAGGGTTCCTGTGAACTTATTTTGTGAGAATATCAGTTCAAGGTAAGCCTCCCCCTCCTGCAGGGACTTCGCTCTCCCGGATGCCCGCAGACCGCTGCCTTCCACTGTAACGTGATCGAAATCCAATGCTACCGGGAAGGATTCCACTACTGCCGATATGGAATACTCTCCATTTGTATCCTTTATGCTGAAAGTAATTTTCAGCTTGGCAATCTTCGTTTCCACTATCGCATGCCATGTTCCTATCATTCTCGTGACCTCCACAATATCCATGATTTTGTGCTTACTCCTTGACCGCCCCAATCACCAAGCCCTTCGTAAAGAACTTCTGCAGCACCGGATAAATGAGCAGGATGGGCAGCGCTCCAACCAGAATTTGTGCAGAACTGATCGAACGGCTGTTTAATTTGGCAATGTCTGCAGCATTATTCCCGTTCACCATCGGAACGGCGATAATCGTCTTCAGGAACGAGCTAAGCGGAAGATTATCCGCCTTCATATAGATCGAACCGGCAAGCCATTCATTCCAGTCATGAACAACCGTGAACAATCCAACCGTCGCAAGTACCGGAAGCGAGAGCGGCAAGAACAATTTCGAAAAAGCCTGCCAATGATTGGCACCATCCATGAAGACCGCTTCTTCCAGCTCCTTCGGTAATGCCTTGAAGAAGTTCATAATCAGGATTAAATAAAAGACATTCACCAAGCTTGGAAGCACAAGCGCCCAAATGGAATTGTAGAGCCCCACCTTGGTCACAACCAGGTAAGTGGGGATCATCCCTCCATTAAAGAGCATAGCGATGACGAAAAAAGCTACAAACGCTTTATACCCGGCAATTCCGCCCCTTCCCCCTTCTTTCGATAAAACATATGCCGCCAAACAATTGATCAGCAGGCCCAGGGACAAGCTTAGAAAGACCCGCTGCATGGATACCCAGAGGGAGTGCAGCAAACGGGAGTCGCCCAGCGTTTTCTCAAAAGCGTTAAAATTGAGCCCAATAGGCCAAAACGTCACCTGGTTCGACAGAACAGCAGGGCTTGAACTCAATGAAATGGATACGACATGGATGAGCGGCAAAATACAAATCGCCGCCAGAAACAGCATGAAGATATTATTTATGGAATAAAACCATCGTTCTTTCCTTGTAGTAGCATGCATATGATACGCTCCTTAGAATATTTTGTAGCCTGCCACTTTATAGGCCAGCCTATAGCCTCCGATGATCAAGAACAGGCCGACAACAGACTTGAACAACCCAATTGCCGTACCAAAGCTGAAGTTGCCGCCAATCAAACCGATTCGGTAAACGAACGTGTCGATAATATCTCCTTTTCCATACACCAGAGAGTTATACAGGTTAAATACCTGATCGAATCCGGCATTGAGCACCTGGCCCAGCGACAGCGTAAAGACTACACAAATCGTGGGCAGAAGTGACGGAAGCGTAATACTCCGCATTTGCCGCCACTTCCCTGCCCCGTCCAGCTGCGCTGCTTCGTAAAGGGCCGGGTTAATCCCTGCCAAAGCCGCAATGAAGATAATCGATCCATACCCGAATTCCTTCCATACCTCACTCGATACCAGAGTAAACAAAAACCAGTTATTATTACCAAGGAAGAAGATCGGTTGCATACCTAATGCCTGAAGCAGCCGGTTGACCAGCCCGTAATCCGGGTTCAACAATTCAATGAAGATACCTCCAAGCACGACCCACGACAGGAAGTGGGGAAGAAATACCAGAGTTTGAACCGCACTGCGTACAAATTTTACGCGCACCTCATTGATAAGCAAGGCGAAGGTTAACGTTGAGATCAATCCGAAGATCAGCTTGAGCACTGAGATCCGAAGTGTATTCCAGATCACCTGAACACTGTCCGGATACTCGAACAGGAACTTAAATTGATCGAGTCCAACCCATTTGGAGCCTGTCATGCCCAGATAAGGTTTGTAGTCCTGGAACGCCATGACAAGGCCTCCCATGGGTGCATAAACAAATATAGCGGTTAGCACAACAGCAGGAAGCAGCATCAAATAGAGATGCCAGCTGTCATTTCTGTGCACTTTTTTCAGGCGCACCGCTTTCTTGGATGAAGTGTTAATGTAGGTTTCCATAAGCTCCCCCTGTGAAATGAATTTCTATTGTCTCCTTTATTGTAAGACTCCTAAACTCCATACAGATATAGCGCGATCCAAAGGTGAATAACGCGATCTTAATATCCGCTCCGGAGGACATTGTAAAAAGACATAAGGAATCCTACAATGGGTGTACACCAGTCTATCTAATGAAGGAAAGATGCCTCATGTTCAAGCAGTACCGGACATTCTATACGATGCTTTCGCTCATCCTGCTATCCACAGTCATTGTGATGGTTATGTACACAGTCACCATTAATACCAGTCTTACCACCGTGAAAGAGGATATCAAAACTAACAATTTGAACAGGATGCGTTTTCTAATACAGAACCTGGATCATAACGTAGGACAACTCTCCATGGTAGCTACCGCGCTGGAGACGGATTCCAAGGTCGGCCTGCTGCCCTCCGTCGATCTAATGGACAAATATGATCAAATTAAATTGATTCAGGATCTGACGGACAAAATGAAGCTGCAAAGCTTCTCTGAAGGATGGAACAATCAGATTTCCATCTATTCTTCCCTGCTGCATCAATGGATCGGCTCCCCATCCTCCGACAGCAGCCCTCCGCAGGCTACGCCGGATAATCAATGGACATTGGAGACACCATCCGGGCAGTTCGTTGCTTATAGGATTCATCCGTCGTACTCCATTCGGGTCACTTTCCCCCGGGACAATCTTCTTGCTATGCTGAGCAGGTCCGATAGCAGCAATAATAATTCGTTCTTCTACCGCAAGGGTGACCCCGTTATTCTAAGCGGCTACTCGGGCGAAGACCAAGTGAACGAGCTCTTGCCGCAGCTGCTGCCTCTCCTGAACAATCGAATGGAAGGCTCTGAAATCATAACGGTAGGCGGGATCGGATATATGGTCAATTTCCTGCAATCCGACAAGCTGGGGTGGTACTTGGTAGATTATCTGCCATTGGACGAAGCACTGCGGCCTATTGAGAGAACCCGGAATTACTTCTACGCCGCTTGCGCTATGCTCTTTATGGGCGGCGTGGTAACAGCACTGTTCCTGTACAGGAAGGTACAAATTCCGATTCTCGAGCTGCTTAAGGGCGTGAGACTGCTGAAGCACGGAGATTTTTCGCACCGGATTGTAAGACGCAGCCACAACGAATTCGATTATCTCTATATTAACTTTAACGAGATGGCCGCGCAGATCGAGGACTTGATCGAGAAGGTATATAAGGAGAAAATCATGTCGCGGGAAGCCTTGGTTAAACAGCTGCAAGCGCAAATCAATCCGCATTTTCTGTATAATTGTTTGTTCTTCATCGACAATATGACGCGCCTCGGCAATGACGAGGCTGTCACCGCGATGACGCAGAATCTCGCTCAATATTTCAGGTACACCACCCGGCTGGACAAGCCGACGACGACACTGGAGAAGGAATTGGGAGTCGTCGGGAACTACTTAAACATTCTGTGTCTGCGCATGGAACGTTTGAATTACGAAATCAGGGTGCCCGATTCGATGAAGCTGCTGTCCGTACCGAAGCTGCTGGTGCAGCCTCTGGTGGAGAACAGTGTCATTCACGGGATTGAGAAGAAGCAAGGCGAGGGGCTGATCCGGATTACCGGAATCGAAGACACCGGCCATTACCAGCTCATCGTTGAGGACGACGGCATTGGAATGTCGGGCGAAAGCATCCAACAATTGATGACACGTATCAAGCAGCCACCCGGGGAGGAAATGGGCTGCGCGTTGTGGAATATCGGGCAGCGCATGCAGATTTATTTCGATGCGCCCTCCCGCATGGAGATCGAACCCAGCACTTTAGGCGGCTTATGTGTTATTCTGCATTGGCCCAAGAGGAAAGATTAGGAGGATGGCCCCGTATGTATCAATTACTTATTGTCGATGATGAAACATCAGTTGTCGATAGCTTAGCACTTACCATTCCATGGGAAGAATACGGCATTGAAGAGGTGCACCGGGCTTACTCGGCCCAGGAAGCACTCCAGACCGCGACGAGACAT
The sequence above is a segment of the Paenibacillus sp. FSL R7-0204 genome. Coding sequences within it:
- a CDS encoding carbohydrate ABC transporter permease translates to MIPTYLVVTKVGLYNSIWALVLPSLVNVFYLILIMNFFKALPKELEEAVFMDGANHWQAFSKLFLPLSLPVLATVGLFTVVHDWNEWLAGSIYMKADNLPLSSFLKTIIAVPMVNGNNAADIAKLNSRSISSAQILVGALPILLIYPVLQKFFTKGLVIGAVKE
- a CDS encoding ABC transporter permease, giving the protein MKKVHRNDSWHLYLMLLPAVVLTAIFVYAPMGGLVMAFQDYKPYLGMTGSKWVGLDQFKFLFEYPDSVQVIWNTLRISVLKLIFGLISTLTFALLINEVRVKFVRSAVQTLVFLPHFLSWVVLGGIFIELLNPDYGLVNRLLQALGMQPIFFLGNNNWFLFTLVSSEVWKEFGYGSIIFIAALAGINPALYEAAQLDGAGKWRQMRSITLPSLLPTICVVFTLSLGQVLNAGFDQVFNLYNSLVYGKGDIIDTFVYRIGLIGGNFSFGTAIGLFKSVVGLFLIIGGYRLAYKVAGYKIF
- a CDS encoding sensor histidine kinase, which encodes MFKQYRTFYTMLSLILLSTVIVMVMYTVTINTSLTTVKEDIKTNNLNRMRFLIQNLDHNVGQLSMVATALETDSKVGLLPSVDLMDKYDQIKLIQDLTDKMKLQSFSEGWNNQISIYSSLLHQWIGSPSSDSSPPQATPDNQWTLETPSGQFVAYRIHPSYSIRVTFPRDNLLAMLSRSDSSNNNSFFYRKGDPVILSGYSGEDQVNELLPQLLPLLNNRMEGSEIITVGGIGYMVNFLQSDKLGWYLVDYLPLDEALRPIERTRNYFYAACAMLFMGGVVTALFLYRKVQIPILELLKGVRLLKHGDFSHRIVRRSHNEFDYLYINFNEMAAQIEDLIEKVYKEKIMSREALVKQLQAQINPHFLYNCLFFIDNMTRLGNDEAVTAMTQNLAQYFRYTTRLDKPTTTLEKELGVVGNYLNILCLRMERLNYEIRVPDSMKLLSVPKLLVQPLVENSVIHGIEKKQGEGLIRITGIEDTGHYQLIVEDDGIGMSGESIQQLMTRIKQPPGEEMGCALWNIGQRMQIYFDAPSRMEIEPSTLGGLCVILHWPKRKD